Below is a genomic region from Phytohabitans houttuyneae.
CTTCGACTCGGGCCTGACCAAGGTGATCGGCGACCAGGTCAAGGTCGTCGGTTGGTACGACAACGAGTGGGGTTACTCCAACCGCCTCGTGGACCTGGTCAAGCTGGTGGGTTCCTCGCTCTGATGAAGACGCTGGACGACCTCCTCGCCGAGGGAGTCGAGGGTCGGCGCGTGCTCGTGCGCGCCGACCTCAACGTCCCTCTCGACGGCAACAAGATCACGGACGACGGCCGCATCCGCGCGGTGCTCCCGACGGTGCGCGCGCTCAGCGAGGCGGGCGCCCGGGTGATCGTCGTCTCCCACCTGGGCCGGCCCAAGGGCGCGCCCGACCCGAAGTACTCTCTGGAGCCGGTCGCCGCGCGCCTGGGTGAGCTGCTCGACCGCCCGATCGCGTTCGCCACCGACACCGTCGGTGAGTCGGCGAAGTCGGTGGCCGCGAGCCTCGCCTCGGGTGACGTCGCGCTGCTGGAAAACCTGCGCTTCAACGCCGGCGAGACGAGCAAGGACGAGGCCGAGCGGGGCGCGTTCGCGGATGAGCTGGCGGCACTCGCCGAGGCGTACGTGGATGACGCGTTCGGCGCCGTGCACCGTAAGCACGCGAGCGTGTATGACGTGGCAGCCCGGCTCCCGCACTTCGCGGGCGGCCTTGTGCTGCGTGAGCTTGAGGTGCTCGGCAAGCTGACCGGGCAGCCCGACCGCCCGTACGTCGTGGTGCTCGGCGGCTCGAAGGTCTCCGACAAGCTCGCGGTGATCGAGGCGCTGCTGCCCAAGGTCGACAAGCTGCTCGTCGGCGGCGGCATGTGCTTCACGTTCCTCAAGGCGCAGGGCCACGAGGTGGGCAAGTCGCTGCTCGAAGCGGACATGATCGACACGTGCCGCGACCTGCTCGACCGCGCCGCGGGCCGGATCGTGCTGCCGGTCGACGTGGTGGCGGCGAGCGCGTTCGCGGCCGACGCCGACCACGATGTCGTGCCGGCGGACGGCATCCCGGCCGACCGGCTCGGCCTCGACATCGGTCCGGACAGCGTCGCGCTCTTCGCCGAGGCGCTCGCGGGGGCCAGGACCGTGTTCTGGAACGGGCCGATGGGCGTCTTCGAGCTCGCGCCGTTCGCGGCCGGCACGCGGGGCGTGGCCGAGGCGATCACCAAGGTCGACGGCTTCACCGTGGTCGGTGGCGGCGACTCGGCCGCGGCCGTGCGCACGCTCGGCCTCGACGAGGAAGCCTTCGGGCACATCTCGACCGGCGGGGGCGCCTCGCTGGAGTACCTGGAGGGCAAGACCCTTCCCGGCGTCGCCGCGCTGGAGCAGTGAGCGAGCAGGCGCCGCGGCGTCTGGCGTGCGTGGCCCCGCCGACGGGAGTCGGGGTTCGGGGCCGCGCTTGCCGACGGGGTCGGGTTTTCGGGGTGGCGAGGGAAGAATGGCGCCTTCGGCGCCCCGCGAGTGAGTGAACCAGGAGACGCTGTGGCCAAACCCGCCCGCCGGCCGCTGATGGCCGGCAACTGGAAGATGAACCTCAACCACCTCGAGGCCAACCTGCTCGTGCAGAAGCTGGCCGCGAGCCTCAACGAGCAGCAGCTCAGCGATGTCGAGGCGGTGGTGCTCCCGCCGTTCACCGACATCCGCACGGTGCAGACGCTGGTCGACGGCGACAAGCTCCTCCTCGGGTACGGCGCGCAGGACCTCTCGCCGCACCCCAAGGGCGCCTACACCGGCGACATCTCCGGCGCGATGCTGGCCAAGCTCGGCTGCCAGTACGTGGTGGTGGGCCACTCGGAGCGCCGGCAGTACCACCACGAGGACGACGCGCTGGTCAACACCAAGGTCAAGGCCGCGCTGGCGAACGACCTCGCGCCGATCATGTGTATCGGTGAGGGGCTCGAGGTGCGCGAGGCCGGCGAGCACGTGCCGTTCGTGATCGCGCAGCTCGACGCCGGGCTCGACAAGCTCACGCCGGCGCAGGTCGAGAAGACCGTCGTGGCGTACGAGCCGGTGTGGGCGATCGGCACCGGCAAGACCGCCACGCCGGAAGACGCGCAGGAGGTCTGCGGCGCCATCCGGCAGCGGATCGCGGAAAAGTTCGGTGCGTCCACGGCCGAGGTCGTGCGCGTGCTGTACGGCGGGTCCGTGAAGGCCAACAACGTGGCCAGCATCATGGCCCAGCCCGACGTCGACGGCGCACTCGTCGGCGGGGCGAGCATCGACGCCGAGGAGTTCGTGCAGATCTGCCGCTTCCCGGAGCACATCCAGCGTTGAGCGGGGGCGGGTCCCGGCCCGCCCTCAGCCAACGAGCCCGGCCAGCTTGCCGCGGACCTCGTCCGCCTCGGGCTGCTCCAGCTCGTCCAGCAGCACAAGGGCCTGTCGCCACGCGCGGCGGGCCTTTTCGCGTTCGCCGGCGGCCTGGTGCGCGTCGCCGAGGCGGGTGAGCGTGCCGGCCTCGTGGGACCGGTCGCCGGCCGCGCGGAACATCTCCAGCGCCTGCTGGAAGCTCGCCACCGCCTCGCGCTGGTTGCCCAGGTGGTGGTGCGCGTAGCCGATGCTGTCCAGCGTCGCCGCCACGCCGGGCCGGTGGTCGAGCTCCCGCAGCAGCGCGAGCGCCTGCTCGCAGTACTCCAGCGCCTCCCGGTGCTCGCCGTTCTGCGCGTGGTACCAGCCGACGTTGTTGAGCGCGTTCGCCTCGCCGACCCGGTGGTCGCCGGCCCGGTACAGGTCGAGCGCCTTGCGCGCGTGGTACAGCGCGTCCCGCTGGTGGCCCTGCGCGCCGCACATGAACGCGAGGTTGCGATGGGTGTTGGCCTCACCGAGCCAGTCGCCGATCTCGCCGAAGATGTCGAGGGCGCGCCAGTAGTGCACGTGCGCGTCGACGAAGCGCCCTACCCGCGCGTACGCCCGGGCCAGCCCGCGATGCGCGTCGGCCTCGTCGGCGCGGTGGCCGAGGCGGCGGGCGGCCGTGAGCGCGAACTCCTGCACCTGGGTCCAGTCGTGCCAGTGCCCCTGCCGGTCGAGGTACGTGGTGACCGCCCACGCCAGCTGCCACGTGTGCGTGTCCCAGCCGTCCGTGTCGGTGCGCTCGACGACCGCGAGCAGCGTGGTGTGCTCGGCCGCGAACCAGGCCAGCGCATGCCGCTGGGTGCCCATCTCGTCGATCGTGACGCCGGGCTGGGGCTTGGTGCGGGTGATCTGGTCGCGGTGCGGGTTGAGCTGGGCGTCCGCCGCGTACGCCGTGTGCAGGTAGTGGTCGAGCAGCCGCCGCACCGCCGCGTGCCGCTCCTCGGACTCGTGGGTCTGCGCCGCCAGCTCGGCCGCGTACGCGCGGAGCAGGTCGTGGAACGCGTACCGCCCCGGCGTGTGCTCGGCCAGCAGGCGGGCGCGTGCCAGCTCCGCGAGGTACGGCCGCACCTCCGCCGCCGGTAGGCCGGCGAGGCTGGCCGCGGCGGACGTGGACAGGTCGGCCGCGGGGTGGAGGCCGAGCAGCCGGAAGAGGCGGGCGGCCGGCTCGCTCAGCGACCGGTACGACCACGAGAAGACCGCGCGCACGTCGGTGGCCGGGTCGGTGCCGGAGAACGCGTCCAGCCCTCCGCGCGCCTGCCGCAGCTCCTCGGCGAGCGCGGCGAGGGAGAGGCCGGGCCGCGTCGCCGCGCGTGCGGCCACGATCACCAGGGCGAGGGGGAGGGCGGCGCAGGCGGTGACGATCGCGGCGACCGCCGCCGGCTCGGCCGCCACCCGGTCCGCGCCGAGGCGGCGTGCGAGGAGGCGCGCGGCCTCGTCGGGGTCCAGCAGATCCAGCGGTACGGGGTGCGCGCCCTCGGCCGCCACAAGTCCCGCGAGCTGGTTGCGGCTGGTCACGATCACGAGGCAGCCGGGTGAGCCGGGCAGCAGCGGGCGGACCTGGTCGGCGTCCAGCGCGTTGTCGAGCACCACGAGCATGCGACGGCCGGCCAGGAGGCTGCGGTACAGCGCGGACTGGGCGTCAAGCCCCACGGGTATCCGCTGCCCGGGGACGTGGAGGGCGTCCAGGAAGCCGCGGACGGCCTCGTCGGGCGGCACCGGGCCGGCGGGGTCGAAGCCGCGCAGGTTGACGTACAGCTGGCCGTCGGGGAAGCGGTCGGCGACCCGGTGCGCCCAGTGCACGGCCAGCGCGGTCTTGCCCACGCCGGCCGTGCCGTCGATCGCCGAGATCACCACCGCGGTGCCCTGGCTGGCGCCTTCGCGCGGGAGCAGCGCGTCCAACCGTTCCAGATGGGCGGCGCGGCCCGTGAAGCCCGGCACCGCCGCCGGCAGCTGACGGGGTCGCGGGTCGGCGCGGCGGACCACCTGCTCCTGCCGCAGGATGCGCAGGTGGATGTCGCGCAGCTCGGCGGAGGGCTCG
It encodes:
- a CDS encoding phosphoglycerate kinase, translated to MKTLDDLLAEGVEGRRVLVRADLNVPLDGNKITDDGRIRAVLPTVRALSEAGARVIVVSHLGRPKGAPDPKYSLEPVAARLGELLDRPIAFATDTVGESAKSVAASLASGDVALLENLRFNAGETSKDEAERGAFADELAALAEAYVDDAFGAVHRKHASVYDVAARLPHFAGGLVLRELEVLGKLTGQPDRPYVVVLGGSKVSDKLAVIEALLPKVDKLLVGGGMCFTFLKAQGHEVGKSLLEADMIDTCRDLLDRAAGRIVLPVDVVAASAFAADADHDVVPADGIPADRLGLDIGPDSVALFAEALAGARTVFWNGPMGVFELAPFAAGTRGVAEAITKVDGFTVVGGGDSAAAVRTLGLDEEAFGHISTGGGASLEYLEGKTLPGVAALEQ
- the tpiA gene encoding triose-phosphate isomerase gives rise to the protein MAKPARRPLMAGNWKMNLNHLEANLLVQKLAASLNEQQLSDVEAVVLPPFTDIRTVQTLVDGDKLLLGYGAQDLSPHPKGAYTGDISGAMLAKLGCQYVVVGHSERRQYHHEDDALVNTKVKAALANDLAPIMCIGEGLEVREAGEHVPFVIAQLDAGLDKLTPAQVEKTVVAYEPVWAIGTGKTATPEDAQEVCGAIRQRIAEKFGASTAEVVRVLYGGSVKANNVASIMAQPDVDGALVGGASIDAEEFVQICRFPEHIQR
- a CDS encoding BTAD domain-containing putative transcriptional regulator, with product MAPQNAESTVGSLLRRYRLAAGLSQQELATGAAVSVRTIRDIEHERVDAPRAPSLRRLAEALGLAAFDRDRLLAALPGPRPAPDSDRRLRVEVLGPLSVRAGSAAVDLGPTPQRDLLALLALQPGRVVSRDEIVDVLWGDEPPKTCLSMVQTYVGRLRARLDPDREPRSPGKVIRLAGDGYAIDLGPAELDLAQFQELVERGTGTHDAPTAVDLLDRALRCWRGPVLAGVNPRLRSHPAAVATSRQRVRAALAYADLAADLGLHEAAVARLQELVPDEPLHEGVTAKLMVALAGSGERAAALSLFAEVSRRLADELGVEPSAELRDIHLRILRQEQVVRRADPRPRQLPAAVPGFTGRAAHLERLDALLPREGASQGTAVVISAIDGTAGVGKTALAVHWAHRVADRFPDGQLYVNLRGFDPAGPVPPDEAVRGFLDALHVPGQRIPVGLDAQSALYRSLLAGRRMLVVLDNALDADQVRPLLPGSPGCLVIVTSRNQLAGLVAAEGAHPVPLDLLDPDEAARLLARRLGADRVAAEPAAVAAIVTACAALPLALVIVAARAATRPGLSLAALAEELRQARGGLDAFSGTDPATDVRAVFSWSYRSLSEPAARLFRLLGLHPAADLSTSAAASLAGLPAAEVRPYLAELARARLLAEHTPGRYAFHDLLRAYAAELAAQTHESEERHAAVRRLLDHYLHTAYAADAQLNPHRDQITRTKPQPGVTIDEMGTQRHALAWFAAEHTTLLAVVERTDTDGWDTHTWQLAWAVTTYLDRQGHWHDWTQVQEFALTAARRLGHRADEADAHRGLARAYARVGRFVDAHVHYWRALDIFGEIGDWLGEANTHRNLAFMCGAQGHQRDALYHARKALDLYRAGDHRVGEANALNNVGWYHAQNGEHREALEYCEQALALLRELDHRPGVAATLDSIGYAHHHLGNQREAVASFQQALEMFRAAGDRSHEAGTLTRLGDAHQAAGEREKARRAWRQALVLLDELEQPEADEVRGKLAGLVG